The DNA region GACGTGCGACTGTGGCGGGCCGCGGCGGTGAGCTACTTCCGCCAGCAGATGACGCGCGCGCTCGACCTCATGGGCGCCGTCGTGCCGGGGCGCATGTGACCTCGCGCCCGCGTGTCGTCTACGTCCAGTGCAGTCGCGACGAGGACTACCTGAAGTCGCTCGCGGCGGTCGACGTCGAGGTGTGCGCCGTGGCGCCCGGGGACGGCGATCCGGCGCGCGCCCTGCTCGGCGCCGACGGCGTGGTGCTGGCCGGCGGTCCCGACGTCGACCCGGCCCTGTACGGCGAGGGGATCCACCCGACGTGCCGCCTGGCCGGCGACGCGCGCGACGCCTTCGAGATCGCCCTGGCGCGCCGCTGCCTGCACGACGGCGTGCCGCTGCTGGCGATCTGCCGCGGGATGCAGGTCCTGAACGTCGCTGCCGGTGGCTCGCTCATCCAGGACCTCCCGTCGCAGGTGCCCGTTGCCCTGCCGCACGCGGTGGACGACACGCTCAC from Luteitalea sp. TBR-22 includes:
- a CDS encoding gamma-glutamyl-gamma-aminobutyrate hydrolase family protein, which translates into the protein MTSRPRVVYVQCSRDEDYLKSLAAVDVEVCAVAPGDGDPARALLGADGVVLAGGPDVDPALYGEGIHPTCRLAGDARDAFEIALARRCLHDGVPLLAICRGMQVLNVAAGGSLIQDLPSQVPVALPHAVDDTLTTMAHGLDVLPGTHLARAVSAGMATQVNSRHHQAAKVIGDGLVVAAHAPDGIVEAIEATSSPFCVGVQWHPENFWKTGEFLPLFRLFALATERRALAHT